The sequence below is a genomic window from Nostoc flagelliforme CCNUN1.
TGGTAATCTTAGTACTTCAATTTCGGCAACTTGTTCTTTAATATTCACTGGTAAGTTTAACGGTTCGCGTTCTTCTATCCAGCAGCTTGCTAATGGCAAGGTTTGCTCCATTTCATCTAGCGGTCGAGGAATTACCATTACTGCATTTAATTCCCCAATGCGTTCTGCCTCAAACATCCCTGCTTCCACTGCTACTGCTACATTTGCTACGGAACCCCGAATAATAGCTGTACACAAACCCCCACCAATTTTTTCATAAGCTGCCAAATGAACATCAGCAGCTTTAAGCATAGCATCACACGCGCCCACCATCGCTGGGAATCCCCGCGTTTCTACCAAACCAATTGCTTGATTACTCAAACGGCTGTAATTGCCGTCCTCCATCAATTTAGTGAAACGGGTTGTGATGGGAAGTACTATATCTAGGTTAGGATAAGGTCGGGGAATCACTAAGCTAGAAACCAACTGACCAAACTGTTCAGCCGTTTGGACACCAGATTCTACCGCAAGACGCACGTCAGCAATTCCACCCCGCACTATCGCAGTACAATATCCACCACCTATTTTTTCATACCCAACTAGATGAACTCCTGCTGACTTTAGCATCATATCCGCCGTCCCAACTATTGCTGGAAAGCTGCGGGTAGAAACTAAACCCAAAGCGGTATCTTGGAAGGTGTCTCTATTACTCACTCCCTCGATGGCGTTCAAAGACCGTTGATTAGATGTTTCCATTATGAACTTTCCCAGATAATCACAAAGCTGACAACTTACAATTAACACTTACTTGGACTAATCGTCAGAGTTTGGCTCGTTCAGAGATTGTCTATGGGGAAACAATGTAGTCAGCAGTCTGTTTATGCTCCCTTGCCCATAAATCTGAGTCCCGAAACCGTTAGAGGGTTCTGTAGCTAGCTGATTGGGGTCTGAGTCATCTTCTGTAGACTCTTGGGCAGATTGTTGCAAGGTGGAGTCAGCATGATTGGCGGGTTCCTCTACGGGAGGAGGCTGGCTTTCTGGAGTAGCAGGAGATTTAAAGTAAGAAATCGACTTATTTTGTTTGAAATCCACAAAAGCCGAAGCTGAGAATTTAGTTGAGGAAACTTCTTTTTCTTTACCTCCCCCTAAGCCATTTTCCTCTTCCTTCTGCGGTGGCGCACTTGTAGCCGTAGGGTTATTCGTGGATGGTTCTGGTTCCTTTGTTTGAGCAATCTGACGACTGGTGTCTCCTAAAATTGAAGCAGGTGCAATTACTTGCCCAGGTTCAACTGAATAATTAAAAACTGTTGTTGCCGAACCAATGCAAGCATTTGCTCCAATTTTGCCTTTGCCAACCATCAAAAAACCGGCTCCTAAGTTTGCGCCTGCTTCTACCTCTAGGGTTCCTTCATGGACTTGGAGAATTGCTCCCATCCCAATACAGACCCCTGGCCCAATGATGATCTTGCTGTTTACAGCCGCTTGGAGGATCACCCCAGGTGCAAGTACTGCGCTTGGATGAATAGTCACCTCACCACTAATGTAAGAATCAAAGTTATTGCTGAGGCGCAGTAGCGGCACAGACATGGAAATTTTAACCTCGGAAGCCGGAAAATAGAGAGTTAGGAGTTATAAGTGAGGAGTTAGGAGTTCATTAAAAGTCAGGAGTTATAAATTTTAAGTTTAGAGTTATGAATTAACAATTTTTTTCAACTTCTAACTCCTAACTCCTGTACAGACGCGATTAATCGCGTCTCTACTCCTAACTCCTAACTCCTAACTTTTTAAGGCCGTTGAATAATCGTTTCTAATACCCGACGCTTGGCTTTGGGGTCAATACCAATTAGGCGCACATATTCCCCTTGGTATTCGCCAAGGTGTCCTTCTACGGCTGCGATCGCTTCTCTTTCTGAGGAGGCTTGAATCTGACCGGTACTAGTCCAGGAACCTGTACGGAACCGCCGTTGGTCTACGTGTTCAAGGCTAATTTTAGAGCCGCCAGCCAATAATTGTCGGAGTTGGTCTACAACTTCACTACTCAAGCGGGTACTGGTAGCTGTTGCTGTTGCTGTTGCAGAAGGCGCACTGCTAGTAAATGATTTCTGAGTGCCAGAGGAGGCTACTTGACCATTTGGACGTTGGATAATCGTTTCTAATACCCGACGCTTGGCTTTGGGGTCAATACCAATTAAGCGTACATATTCCCCTTGGTATTCGCCAAGGTGTCCTTCTATAGCTGCGATCGCTTCTCTTTCTGAGGAGGCTTGAATTTGACCAGTACTAGTCCAGGAACCTGTACGGAACCGTCGTTCGTCTACGTGTTCAAGGCTAATTTTATACCCACCAGCCAATAATTGCCGGAGTTGGTCTACCACTTCTGTACTCAAACGGTTGCTAGTAGCTGTTGCCGTAGCATTACCAGAAGTTCCACTGCTAGTAAATGATTTCTGACTACCAGAGGAGGCTACTTGACCATTTGGACGTTGGATAATTGTTTCTAATACCCGCCGTTTGGCTTTGGTATCAATGCCGATTAAACGTACATACTCGCCTTGATGGCTTTCTATACATTCTTCCAAACCGGAAATTACTTGATTTATAGAAGTTGCTTCAATTGGCTTACAGCTAGTCCAGGAACCAGTACGGAAACGGCGCTCGTCTACGTGTTCCATACCAATTTTGTAACCACCTGCCAAGAGTTGGCGGATTTGCTCTACAGTTTCGCCATTGACTTTGCCACTGCTAGAGCCGTTACCATTACCATTACTGCTGTAGCTGCCATTGCTATGACTACTGTTATAACTACTAGTCGGAGCCTTAAAATTGGTAGCTGGTTTCACATCACCATCCGGGCGTTGGATGATGCTCTCTAACACACGTCGTCTATCTTTGTCAATACCAAACAGTCGGACATATTCGCCGCTATGCTCGCTGACACAGCTTTCTAATGCTGCGATCGCTTCACCGATGGATCTCGGCTCAATTGGTTGGCAACTAGTCCAAGAACCCGTGCGGAACCGTCTCTGGTCTACGTGTTCTGTACCAATCTTATACCCTTGTTCCAATAGATAGCGCAACTGCTCTATTGTTTCTGCACCCAAGCTATTGCTCGCCACTTCACTACTCCTTTCTAGCTCTAAAACAGTAACACCATTACCCTTATAAGATTTAGTGTTCTCATCCCGAATTGGTGCAATACATTTGCTATCCGCAGCACAAAGATAACCAGCACGCAACGCCTGATTAATCCCAACCACATGATGAGCAAAGTCCTTATCTTGATCTTGCACATCTGGCAAGCGGTCAGCTTGCTGCTGATTGGTAATGATCGCTCCCGAAGGTACATACTTACCTGCGGGAATTTCTACGTCTTGAATCAAAGTGTGCATCATCACGATGCAACCTGCACCCACCCTGGCATTAAACACCGTAGAGCGAAAGCCAATGAAGGAATTATCCCCTACATAAGCTGGGCCGTGAATTAGAGCCATGTGGGTAATGCAACTGTTTTTACCTACCCACACCGAGTATTTATTTTGATCATCGCCAATTACTCGACCTTGCTCCAAGCCATGAATCACAACACCATCTTGAATATTAGTATTTTCACCAATATAAAAAGGTGTGCCTTCATCCGCTCTAATCGTAGTCCCCGGAGCAACGATTACATTTGCACCTATATGTACATCTCCAATCAGATTGGAGAACGGATGCACAAAGGCTGTTTCATGGATTTGCGCTTCAGCTAAATTCCTCGACCACGGGGTTGGAGGTGCCGCCGTGCTGCGGACTGCCATTTCGAGATTCCTCCTCTATTGTCATTTGTCATTTGTCATTTGTCCTTTGTCATTTCCCTTTTGTGGAGAGCTAATGACTAATGACCCTTACGGGTGACGCTCGTGCCTCGCTAGCGCTGCGCTAACGCCAGTCACTCATGGGGGAAACCCCCAAGACCGCGCTGGCTCACTAAATGACTAATGACTTATCGATATTGATCTTTTTTGCTGTAAATGAGGCGATCTTCAACGTGAATAGTATCTATAATCGCTACTACCACTGCATCTAATGGTCGCTGTTCATTGCCAATAACTTGACGAGCGGCACTGCCACGACTGACAAGTACCCACTCATCGACTCCTGCTCCCACACTATCTGCTGCTACCTCGTATTGTGGCAGGATGTTACCGTCTTCATCCACTAATTGTAACAACAGTAGTTTTACACCTCGAAGACTTGGATCTTTTTGCGTGCTAACTACTGTGCCGCGAACTTTGGCGACTTGCATTACAAATTACGGTCTTCTACCGAAAGGGCGAATTGCATTCACATTTTCCCGGAACTGCTCTACATCTTCGGTATAACGAATTGGTAGGACGTATTCCAAGTTTTCGTGAGGACGAGCAATGATGTGAGTAGATAACACTTGTCCGCCGTTGACTCGCTTCACTGATTCAACACCAGCGCCTACGGAAGCTTGCACTTCCGACACATCACCCCGAACAATTACGGTAACTCGACCACTGCCGATTTTTTCATAGCCTACTAGAGTAACACGGGCAGCTTTCACCATTGCATCAGCAGCTTCCACTACTGCTGGAAAGCCTAGCGTTTCAACCATTCCCACTGCAATTGACATTAGATTTTAATCCCTATTTAAAGTTTTTAGTCCTGGACAAAAGAAAGCGATGCTCAAAAAGGTAAAGAGTGTTAATTACTTTATTTAAACAGCTTTTAAGTACGGAACTGTTCCACAGCTTCTGTGTAACGTATCGGCAATACGTATTCTAGGTTTTCGTGAGGACGAGCAATGATGTGAGTGGATAACACTTCACCACCAAAAACTCTTTTCGCCGCTTCAACCCCAGCAGCTACGGAAGCTTGTACTTCCGATACATCTCCCCTAACTATCACGGTGACGCGAGCGCTACCAATTTTTTCATACCCTACTAAAGTCACACGGGCGGCTTTCACCATCGCATCAGCAGCTTCCACTACTGCTGGAAAGCCCTTCGTTTCAATCATCCCAACTGCAATTGGCATCGCAGAACTCCTACAATATTAATCCAATCTGTACTGTCGCTTAAAATTTTTGACGGGGAGAGCTTGATCTTAATAGCTAAGAAAACACTTCCAAATTAAGCATAGGAAAGGTTGGCCTTCCTGGCAATATAAATTACTATAATAGTTTATGATAAGAAAGTTTTAAAAAACTTAACAAAAATTTATCTGTCCTCTTGAGCAATTAAAGTTCACTGATTCCTAGAGGAGCCACTTATGCTTTATAATTTCTTTATCACATTTACAAAACCACATTCATAACCAAGGGTAATTTTATCTGCGGAGGGACGACAAGCTGCTATATCTTATGCTGTGTCTAGGCTCTGCCAATTTTTTCTATATATACAAGGACTAAGTGAAAAATATATAATTTTTCCAAATATATCCTATAAAGTAGTTTGTTCAAAGTAGAAATAAAAATGTAAAAACAAAGGTGAGGTTAAAGCAAGTAAATGCTTTAACGTATGTAAAGTTATATTTTATCAAATTTTAATAGGGTAAAGAAAAGTAAAAATACTTATGATAATTTAGTTGGAACAAGAAGAAAAAAATATTGATATTTCTACTAAATTAATTTTGTAAAATAAATAATTGTATAAAAGCTTTTTTAAAATTAAGGCTGAATCCTCAAGGTGAATTTAAATGGATCAATTTCTATTTTCAACAAGTTGGTTTGTGCCTTTATATAGCTTATTAGGCGCAATTTTGACGTTGCCGTGGGGAATAGGAATAATACGGCGAACAGGGCCAAGACCTGCGGCATACATAAACTTGTTGATGAGTGTTTTGGCTTTTGCCCATAGCCTGTTGGTATTTAACATTATCTGGAATAGAGAACCAGAAAAGTTACTGGTGACGTGGTTTAAAGCTGCTGATTTAGACTTATCTTTTGCCTTGGAACTCTCAGCAGTCAGCATTGGGGCAACAGTTTTAATTACAGGGTTAAGCTTACTTGCACAAGTTTATGCTCTGGGTTACATGGAAAAAGACTGGTCGTTGGCACGTTTTTTTGCGCTGCTGGGATTTTTTGAAGCAGCGCTGAGTGCTTTAGCAATCAGTGATTCTTTGTTTTTCAGCTATGCCCTTTTGGAAGTACTGACGCTTTCAACTTACCTGCTGGTGGGATTCTGGTATGCTCAACCGCTAGTAGTGACAGCTGCGCGGGATGCGTTTTTAACCAAACGGGTGGGAGACTTGTTGCTGCTGATGGCAGTGGTGACGCTTTCCACTTTAGCCGGGAGTTTGAACTTTTCAGATTTATATGAGTGGGCGCAAACGGCTAATTTAAGCCCAGTGACATCAACATTGCTGGGGTTGGCGTTAATTGCTGGGCCTGCTGGGAAATGCGCCCAATTTCCCCTGCATCTTTGGTTGGATGAGGCAATGGAAGGGCCCAACCCCGCCTCGGTAATGAGAAACTCACTAGTCGTAGCTGGTGGTGCTTATTTGCTGTATAAACTACAACCATTGTTAGCTCTGTCGCCAGTTGCCTTGGATGTATTAGTAGTCATGGGAACGGTAACAGCGATTGGTGCCACATTAGTATCCATAGCTCAAATTGACATTAAGCGATCGCTATCTCATTCAACTAGTGCATACATGGGCTTAGTGTTTTTGGCGGTGGGGTTGCAGCAAGGGGGTGTAGCCTTGATGTTGCTGTTAACTCATGCGATCGCTAAAGCATTATTATTCATGAGTTCCGGTTCAGTAATCTTGACTACCCAAAGCCAAGACCTAACAGAGATGGGCGGTCTGTGGTCAAGGATGCCAGCCACAACCACTGCTTTTATTGTCGGTGCAGCCGGGATGGTAACACTCCTACCATTAGGAAGCTTTTGGGCAATGTTAGCATGGGCTGACGGTTTTGTGAATATTAGCCCTTGGGTAATTGGGGTTTTATTATTAGTTAATGGCTTAACAGCATTAAACTTGACCAGAGTATTCAGATTAGTCTTCTGGGGGAAACCGCAACAAAAGACCCGTCGCACCCCAGAAGTTGGTTGGCAGATGGCCTTACCAATGGTAATTCTCACAGTCTTGACTCTACTTGTACCTTTGATGCTACAGCAATGGTACTTGCTACCAGATTGGGAAAGTATTAATTGGTATGTGGCGTTAGCGTTGTTTACTTCTACCGTCGTGGGGGTAGGTGTAGGGTCTACAGTTCATCTACACAAAGCTTGGTCAAGATCCAGAATCTTGGCGTGGAGATTTGTGCAGGACTTGTTAGGTTATGATTTTTATATTGACCGAGTTTATCGGGTAACGGTAGTGGGTGCAGTCGCACTCCTATCTAAAATCTCTGCTTGGAGCGATCGCTATTTAGTCGATGGTCTAGTGAACTTAGTTGGGTTTGCGACGATTCTCGGCGGACAAACTTTAAAGTACAGCATTTCTGGGCAATCTCAGGGCTATATGTTGACCATCTTAGCGGTCGTTAGCGTCCTGGGTTTATTCATCAGCTGGTCATCTGGTTTACTAGATAAATTACCTTTTTAACTAAGTTAGGAGTTAGGAATTAGGAGTTAGAAGTTAAAAGTTTTTACTCTTTCCCTGCTTCCCCTGCTCCCCCTACTTCCCCTGCTTCCCCTGCTCCTCTAACCTGAATTCCGTCTATGCTTAGTGTTTTAATTCTAGTGCCGTTAATCGGTGCAGCTTTAATTGGTTTCTCGCCCTCTGGCATCAATGGCAAATTCGCCCGTGGGATGGCTTTAGTCTTTGCCAGTATTGCTTTCTTGTGGACAATCATACTAGCAATTCAGTTTCATCCAGGGGAAATCACTCAACAGTTTGCCGAGTCTCTCCCTTGGATAGATGTTTTAGGCTTGAACTATAACCTGGGAATAGATGGTTTATCTTTGCCACTGTTGGTTTTAAATGGATTGTTAACTTGCATTGCCATCTACAGCAGCGATGAATCCCTTCAGCGCCCTAAATTTTATTACTCTTTGATACTATTATTAAGCGCTGGGGTGACTGGAGCTTTTCTGGCACAGGATTTACTATTATTTTTCCTATTCTACGAATTGGAACTAATCCCGCTATATCTGTTGATAGCCATTTGGGGTGGGGAAAAGCGGGGTTATGCTGCAACAAAATTTCTCATTTATACTGCCGTTTCGGGAATCTTGATTTTGGCAAGTTTTCTCGGCATGGTTTGGCTGAGTGGTTCCTCTAGCTTTGCACTAGCAACCTTGAACCCTACGACTCTACCTCTTGCGACACAGCTTTTACTGCTAGGGGGAATTTTGGTAGGTTTCGGGATTAAAATTCCTTTGGTTCCCTTCCATACTTGGTTGCCAGATGCTCACGTTGAAGCTTCCACACCAATTTCTGTGCTATTGGCTGGAGTGTTGTTGAAGTTGGGAACTTATGGCTTACTGCGGTTTGGCATGAACTTGTTACCAGAAGCTTGGGCTTATGTGGCTCCTTGGTTAGCAACTTGGGCAGTAGTAAGTGTACTGTATGGTGCATCCTGCGCGATCGCCCAGACCGATATGAAAAAAATGGTGGCATACAGTTCCATTGGACACATGGGCTACGTGCTTTTAGCTGCGGCGGCTTCCACACCATTAAGTGTGTTGGGTGCTGTGATGCAGATGATTAGCCACGGCTTGATTTCCGCCATGCTGTTTTTGCTGGTAGGGGTTGTGTATAAAAAAGCCGGAAGCCGGGATTTAGAAGTTCTCCAAGGACTGCTGAATCCAGAACGAGGTATGCCCGTAATTGGTAGCTTGATTGTTGTGGGAGTGATGGCCAGCGCTGGGATACCGGGAATGCTGGGGTTTATTTCTGAATTCATCATTTTTCGGGGCAGTTTTCCAGTTTTTCCAGTACAAACGCTGCTATCAATGATTGGCACAGGCTTAACTGCGGTTTACTTCCTAATACTTCTCAACCGTGCCTTTTTTGGACGCTTGTCTGCACAAGTTACCAACTTACCACGAGTGTATTGGAGCGATCGCGGCCCAGCTGCAATTTTAGCTGTGCTGATTGTGATTTTTGGCATTCAACCTGGTTGGTTAGCACGCTGGACTGAACCAACAATTACAGCAATGGTGAATAGCCAAAACGTAGTAGTAGCAGTGTCCTTGGATAAAGCAATAGGGACTAGGGATTAGGGAGTAGGGAATGGGGAATGGGGAAGAAGCAGGGAGCAAAAGAGAAGAATTCCGTCTGCACGCCGCACTTCTGCCTCTTTCCAATGCCCAATGCCCAATGCCCAATGCCCCATGCCCAATGCCCAATGCCCTAATTCCTAAAGTGTTTGGAGAAATAGCAATGGTAACTATTAAAAAGAAAGCGATTCACAATCCCTTAGCTGAGTATATTGAACGTTTGCAAAAAGGAGATGCATTACTCCCCAATAGTCCAGAAAATGTGCTGGAAGTTGTTGGTATTCTTAAAAGCTATGGCGTAGTTTTAGATGCTTACTCAAAAAATCTTAACTATATTGCCGAACATCAGTTTTTAATATTTTTCCCATTTTTTAAATACTTTAATGGAGAGGTTTCTTTTCAAAAATTACTCCGCCACTGGTGGCATGACCGAATTAATTTTGAATATGCCGAGTATTGCATGAAAGGCATGATGTGGCACGGTGGCGGCGGACTAGATACCTATTTAGATACAAATGAATTTAAAGAAAGAGCGCAAGCTGTTATCACCGCAAAGTTTAAAAATAATCCTTTAATTCTGGGTATTAACCAACTGTTTCCAGATTTTTTAACAGAACAATTGCGCGTCTCTGCTTACTACACTGGTTTAGGTCAATTCTGGCGAGTCATGGCTGATATGTTCCTCAATTTATCAGACCGCTACGATCGAGGCGAAATCAAATCGATTCCCCAAGTTGTAGAACATATTAAAGCAGGGTTAGTGGCAAATGCATCAAACCCAATTACCTACACCGTCAAAATTCGGGGTGAAGTCTATGAAATCATTCCCAAAAGCGTTGGTTTGACCTTCTTAGCAGATACAGCAATACCTTATGTAGAAGCAGTATTCTTCCGGGGAACTCCTTTCCACGGTACAGTTTCATACAATGCCCAAGGATATCAAATTCCCCCAGATCAAACTCGATTTGAATATGGCGCATTGTATGCCGATCCTTTGCCCATCGGCGGCGCGGGTATTCCTCCAACGTTGTTGATGCAGGATATGCGTCATTATCTTCCAGAGTATTTGCACGAAATTTATCGTCGCAGCCTTCGTGGTGAAGATGATTTGCGGGTACAAATTTGCATGAGTTTCCAAAAATCGATGTTTTGCGTAACGACAGCAACGATTTTGGGACTGATGCCTTATCCTTTGGATACTAAAGATCCAAATGAGGAAAAAGGTAATCAAGTTTATTTAGAGAAGTGGATGAGTCGGTTAGAAACTTCGCGGTTGTTGGATGTGAATAAATAACTGAATTTATACAGATAAATTTCAGATGCTTCTCAATCGCTATAAAAATTTTCACCTAATTGAGCAACTTGATCTAGTGCAAGATCATTGCCGGATTTATAACTTGATGAATGGCTATGAGTTTCCTTGGGATATGACGCGATCACTCGAAGTTGCTTTGATGCGAACTTATTGCGTTCCTAGTATTTCTAAATTGCTGAATCAAACAGGCGAATTTACTCATTGTCCGCAAAAACGCTACGATGATACGTCAATAATTGTTGGAGAGATGATTAAGTGGGGTTATGATAGCGATCGCGGCAAAGAAGCCCTGCAACGCATGAATGCACTTCACGGACGCTTCAAGATTGACAACGGTGATTTCCTGTATGTGCTTTCAACTTTCATTTTCGAGCCTATCCGTTGGAATGCGCGGTTTGGTTGGCGGCTGATGTGCGAATAAGAAAAATTAGCGTCTTTTTACTTCTGGCGAGAAGTAGGTAAGCAAATGCAGATTCAGAATATCCCTGAAACCTACGAAGAACTGGAGCGCTATAACCTTGACTACGAACGCCAAAAATTTTGCTATTCAGATGCAAATTGTCGAGTTGGGGAAGCTACACGCAATTTATTTTTGAGTTGGTTTCCTTCCTGGATGCGTTCTTCCATCAAACCAGGTATCTACGCTTTACTGGATGACACCATGCTCGATGCCTTTGGTTTTCCTTATCCCTCGCCATTGTTGCGCTCAGTTATGGTAAGTCTACTAAAAATCCGAGCTAAATTAATCCGGTTATTCCCACCTCGGAATCACCCTAATTTTTATATTGACTCCCCTATCCCCAGCTATCCCACTGGCTATGAAATTGCAAATGTGGGGCCAAGGGAAAATTTTAAGTAGCAAAGCTCTGACAAACTTGTTTAAGATTGGTGTCTTGTGTGAGTAACTCTTGCCATACCCTTCATCCAAAAATCTAGGCTTCTGGTTCGATACCTAAAGAGCGCAATTGGGCAGTTAAGCGATCGGCTCTTTGTCTTTCCTGTTCGGCTCTTTCCTCACCAGTCAATAACAAATTACCTTGCAAATCCCACCAGCGTAGCCAAGGTAATTCCATATTGTAATATTGTCCCTGCC
It includes:
- a CDS encoding LbetaH domain-containing protein, whose protein sequence is MSVPLLRLSNNFDSYISGEVTIHPSAVLAPGVILQAAVNSKIIIGPGVCIGMGAILQVHEGTLEVEAGANLGAGFLMVGKGKIGANACIGSATTVFNYSVEPGQVIAPASILGDTSRQIAQTKEPEPSTNNPTATSAPPQKEEENGLGGGKEKEVSSTKFSASAFVDFKQNKSISYFKSPATPESQPPPVEEPANHADSTLQQSAQESTEDDSDPNQLATEPSNGFGTQIYGQGSINRLLTTLFPHRQSLNEPNSDD
- a CDS encoding NAD(P)H-quinone oxidoreductase subunit F, translated to MDQFLFSTSWFVPLYSLLGAILTLPWGIGIIRRTGPRPAAYINLLMSVLAFAHSLLVFNIIWNREPEKLLVTWFKAADLDLSFALELSAVSIGATVLITGLSLLAQVYALGYMEKDWSLARFFALLGFFEAALSALAISDSLFFSYALLEVLTLSTYLLVGFWYAQPLVVTAARDAFLTKRVGDLLLLMAVVTLSTLAGSLNFSDLYEWAQTANLSPVTSTLLGLALIAGPAGKCAQFPLHLWLDEAMEGPNPASVMRNSLVVAGGAYLLYKLQPLLALSPVALDVLVVMGTVTAIGATLVSIAQIDIKRSLSHSTSAYMGLVFLAVGLQQGGVALMLLLTHAIAKALLFMSSGSVILTTQSQDLTEMGGLWSRMPATTTAFIVGAAGMVTLLPLGSFWAMLAWADGFVNISPWVIGVLLLVNGLTALNLTRVFRLVFWGKPQQKTRRTPEVGWQMALPMVILTVLTLLVPLMLQQWYLLPDWESINWYVALALFTSTVVGVGVGSTVHLHKAWSRSRILAWRFVQDLLGYDFYIDRVYRVTVVGAVALLSKISAWSDRYLVDGLVNLVGFATILGGQTLKYSISGQSQGYMLTILAVVSVLGLFISWSSGLLDKLPF
- a CDS encoding BMC domain-containing protein → METSNQRSLNAIEGVSNRDTFQDTALGLVSTRSFPAIVGTADMMLKSAGVHLVGYEKIGGGYCTAIVRGGIADVRLAVESGVQTAEQFGQLVSSLVIPRPYPNLDIVLPITTRFTKLMEDGNYSRLSNQAIGLVETRGFPAMVGACDAMLKAADVHLAAYEKIGGGLCTAIIRGSVANVAVAVEAGMFEAERIGELNAVMVIPRPLDEMEQTLPLASCWIEEREPLNLPVNIKEQVAEIEVLRLPDLTKLPTKIAEELWNDE
- a CDS encoding EutN/CcmL family microcompartment protein; this translates as MQVAKVRGTVVSTQKDPSLRGVKLLLLQLVDEDGNILPQYEVAADSVGAGVDEWVLVSRGSAARQVIGNEQRPLDAVVVAIIDTIHVEDRLIYSKKDQYR
- a CDS encoding carbon dioxide-concentrating mechanism protein CcmK, with amino-acid sequence MSIAVGMVETLGFPAVVEAADAMVKAARVTLVGYEKIGSGRVTVIVRGDVSEVQASVGAGVESVKRVNGGQVLSTHIIARPHENLEYVLPIRYTEDVEQFRENVNAIRPFGRRP
- a CDS encoding CO2 hydration protein, coding for MVTIKKKAIHNPLAEYIERLQKGDALLPNSPENVLEVVGILKSYGVVLDAYSKNLNYIAEHQFLIFFPFFKYFNGEVSFQKLLRHWWHDRINFEYAEYCMKGMMWHGGGGLDTYLDTNEFKERAQAVITAKFKNNPLILGINQLFPDFLTEQLRVSAYYTGLGQFWRVMADMFLNLSDRYDRGEIKSIPQVVEHIKAGLVANASNPITYTVKIRGEVYEIIPKSVGLTFLADTAIPYVEAVFFRGTPFHGTVSYNAQGYQIPPDQTRFEYGALYADPLPIGGAGIPPTLLMQDMRHYLPEYLHEIYRRSLRGEDDLRVQICMSFQKSMFCVTTATILGLMPYPLDTKDPNEEKGNQVYLEKWMSRLETSRLLDVNK
- a CDS encoding carbon dioxide-concentrating mechanism protein CcmK, encoding MPIAVGMIETKGFPAVVEAADAMVKAARVTLVGYEKIGSARVTVIVRGDVSEVQASVAAGVEAAKRVFGGEVLSTHIIARPHENLEYVLPIRYTEAVEQFRT
- a CDS encoding NADH-quinone oxidoreductase subunit M — protein: MLSVLILVPLIGAALIGFSPSGINGKFARGMALVFASIAFLWTIILAIQFHPGEITQQFAESLPWIDVLGLNYNLGIDGLSLPLLVLNGLLTCIAIYSSDESLQRPKFYYSLILLLSAGVTGAFLAQDLLLFFLFYELELIPLYLLIAIWGGEKRGYAATKFLIYTAVSGILILASFLGMVWLSGSSSFALATLNPTTLPLATQLLLLGGILVGFGIKIPLVPFHTWLPDAHVEASTPISVLLAGVLLKLGTYGLLRFGMNLLPEAWAYVAPWLATWAVVSVLYGASCAIAQTDMKKMVAYSSIGHMGYVLLAAAASTPLSVLGAVMQMISHGLISAMLFLLVGVVYKKAGSRDLEVLQGLLNPERGMPVIGSLIVVGVMASAGIPGMLGFISEFIIFRGSFPVFPVQTLLSMIGTGLTAVYFLILLNRAFFGRLSAQVTNLPRVYWSDRGPAAILAVLIVIFGIQPGWLARWTEPTITAMVNSQNVVVAVSLDKAIGTRD
- a CDS encoding ribulose bisphosphate carboxylase small subunit, coding for MAVRSTAAPPTPWSRNLAEAQIHETAFVHPFSNLIGDVHIGANVIVAPGTTIRADEGTPFYIGENTNIQDGVVIHGLEQGRVIGDDQNKYSVWVGKNSCITHMALIHGPAYVGDNSFIGFRSTVFNARVGAGCIVMMHTLIQDVEIPAGKYVPSGAIITNQQQADRLPDVQDQDKDFAHHVVGINQALRAGYLCAADSKCIAPIRDENTKSYKGNGVTVLELERSSEVASNSLGAETIEQLRYLLEQGYKIGTEHVDQRRFRTGSWTSCQPIEPRSIGEAIAALESCVSEHSGEYVRLFGIDKDRRRVLESIIQRPDGDVKPATNFKAPTSSYNSSHSNGSYSSNGNGNGSSSGKVNGETVEQIRQLLAGGYKIGMEHVDERRFRTGSWTSCKPIEATSINQVISGLEECIESHQGEYVRLIGIDTKAKRRVLETIIQRPNGQVASSGSQKSFTSSGTSGNATATATSNRLSTEVVDQLRQLLAGGYKISLEHVDERRFRTGSWTSTGQIQASSEREAIAAIEGHLGEYQGEYVRLIGIDPKAKRRVLETIIQRPNGQVASSGTQKSFTSSAPSATATATATSTRLSSEVVDQLRQLLAGGSKISLEHVDQRRFRTGSWTSTGQIQASSEREAIAAVEGHLGEYQGEYVRLIGIDPKAKRRVLETIIQRP